In the Candidatus Dependentiae bacterium genome, CATCAGCCCAGAGATGTAATTTTTCATCAACCCAAACTTCAACTTCACCTCTAAACGACACGCGGTCTGCATCAAGCACCTGCTGCTCAAGGCTTTTAATTGAAAGTTTTTTGATCTGCGTAGCATGAGGGGTGCTGTGAAGCGTAGAAGTAAATAAAGTAACGAGAAGAAGTAGCGTAAGCAATCTTTGCTTCAAAATGGTCTTCTACCTAACAATGCTTTACAGATAGTAACACGATCCATGTACTCCAAGCTGGAGCCAATCGGAACCCCGCTCGCAAGCTTAGATATGGAAATGGGAGAGCTTTGAATTTTTGAGGCAATATAACTGGCGGTTGCTTCGCCCTCAGGCGTTGGATTGGTTGCAAAAATCAACTCGCTGACACCTTCAGTCAAACGTACAAGCAACTCGCCAATACGCAGCTGGTCGGGCCCAACCCCTTCAAGGGGACAGAGTGAACCACCAAGAACATGATAAAGCCCCTTAAACTCACCAGACTTTTCAATAGCTAATAAATCGTGCCATGTTTCAACAACACAAATAACTTTTTCGTCACGTCGTGGTGATAAGCAAATGGTGCATAAATCCGCATCTTCAGACCAGTTATAACACCGCACACAGGGCTTAACTGATTGCTTTGCCTCAAGAATTGCTTGGCACAATTGCTCGACACTTTTCATATCACTGTTCAGAAAATGAGCGACCACCTTATAAACATTTTTTGACGCAAGATAAGGAACTCGCTGAAGCTGTCGAACAAGTTTTTGAAGTGCGGGCAATTGTGCTTGCATGAAATTATCCTTACCGTTTATCGATAGATGAGCTTACGAGCATAATCTTCGGCAATGGTAAATAGTGTATTCATTAACCAATATAAGACGAGCCCTGCAGGAAAGCTCGCAAAGACAACGGTCATTACGACCGCCATAAACATCGACATAATCCGCTGCTTTTCATCGCTAACCGGCATCAAGCTTTGTTGCCAAACACTAAACAAGCCAAGTAATATTGGAAGAACATAAAAAGGATCTTTAGCCGATAGATCGGTTAACCAACCAAAAAATGGTGCTTGATACAAATCAAGATAATTACCCAATACTCGATATAAGCTAAACAAAATAGGAATTTGCACGACAAGCGGCAAGCAACCCATAGCTGGCGTGGTTGGTGATATATTGTGATCACGATGAAATTTCAAAAATTCTTGATGCTGCAAAGCCTGATCATGCTTATATTTTTCACGAATGCGGGTAATCGATGGCTGAAATTTTTGATATTCTTCAGTCTTCTTGCGTGCATAAATAGAAAACGGTGCAAAAGGCAACTTAAGAACAAAACTCATTACAATAATCGCTAATCCATAGTTACCAATCAGATCATATAACCATTGCAAAAGCTTTAAGAGCAATTTGCAGAACCATGAAAGCCAACCAAAAGACATAACCTCCTCAAGACGCTCATCAACTGCAATAAGATGGTCAAATACTTTTGGTCCGATATAAAACGACAAAGTATAACTTTGCTTTTCTGTAACCG is a window encoding:
- the recR gene encoding recombination protein RecR; translation: MQAQLPALQKLVRQLQRVPYLASKNVYKVVAHFLNSDMKSVEQLCQAILEAKQSVKPCVRCYNWSEDADLCTICLSPRRDEKVICVVETWHDLLAIEKSGEFKGLYHVLGGSLCPLEGVGPDQLRIGELLVRLTEGVSELIFATNPTPEGEATASYIASKIQSSPISISKLASGVPIGSSLEYMDRVTICKALLGRRPF